A portion of the Candidatus Poribacteria bacterium genome contains these proteins:
- the rpsQ gene encoding 30S ribosomal protein S17, with amino-acid sequence MSNKRGNPKTRTGVVVSDRMDKTVSVRVERAFAHPVYGKTVRRSSKLLAHDETNDCRVGDRVMLTETRPLSSRKRWRVSAVIERAR; translated from the coding sequence ACAAGCGAGGCAATCCCAAGACGCGCACTGGCGTCGTCGTCAGCGACCGGATGGACAAGACCGTGTCCGTCCGCGTGGAGCGGGCGTTTGCGCATCCTGTCTACGGCAAGACGGTCCGCCGGAGCTCGAAGCTCCTGGCGCATGACGAGACCAACGACTGCCGAGTCGGTGACCGAGTGATGCTCACCGAGACGAGGCCGCTCAGCAGCCGCAAGCGCTGGCGCGTGTCGGCGGTCATCGAGCGGGCGCGCTGA